A genomic region of Platichthys flesus chromosome 4, fPlaFle2.1, whole genome shotgun sequence contains the following coding sequences:
- the vtna gene encoding vitronectin a translates to MRLQVVLLVLLAHPFAAEESCMDRCENGFDSERKCQCDSMCKYYRSCCSDFEVTCGMMTRGDTFSSPEDADEDEVLEGTTSSPGRSTQSFTTAGHQLKPTRPPISDFRPQLSPESTLDMTKPPRLMDTMFQRVPVRQQTPASNTVLPKQKVSLTTEPPNIDTTTQMTTVPVTTRTTAAPDPDAEVCSGRPFDSFMQLKNGSIFAFRGDYFFELNQQSVVPGYPKLIRDVWGIDGPIDAAFTRINCQGKTYFFKGNKYWRFDSGVLEEDYPRDISVGFDKIPDHVDAAFSLPASGHHGRERVYFFKADQYYMYEFLHQPSHGECITMSESSPSTVFRRYTDIYSDVYESFFSDLFSDLPQHHSNHHFIDKDWKGLKSPVDAAMAGRIYVTPLTSSRRDRYGQDRQWDQQYRQQWDQQYRQQWDQQNRQQWDQQYRQQWDQQNRRQWGRGRQSRSTGWGSMAEQGMNMGQDSAAKGMEMGLKLAERRMEMEERLGRGRDRGWEQEGDRYQQNNRRNSDSRSERGHLERARTIPIQSVFFFKGDKYYRVDLSTKRVDPAVPPYPRSIAQYWLGCSKTSRSEK, encoded by the exons ATGAGGCTGCAGGTCGTCCTGCTCGTTCTGCTCGCTCACCCCTTTGCTGCTGAAG AGTCGTGTATGGATCGCTGTGAGAATGGTTTCGACTCTGAGCGGAAGTGTCAGTGTGACTCGATGTGCAAGTATtacaggagctgctgctctgacttCGAGGTGACCTGTGGGATGATGA CTCGTGGAGACACGTTTTCGTCTCCGGAggatgctgatgaagatgaggtcTTGGAAGGCACTACTTCTTCCCCCGGACGCTCAACACAGTCTTTTACCACAGCTGGTCATCAGCTGAAGCCCACGCGTCCGCCCATCTCTGACTTCAGACCACAGCTGTCTCCAGAATCCACACTAGACATGACCAAACCACCACGACTGATGGACACCATGTTTCAGAGAGTCCCTGTCAGACAGCAGACACCCGCCTCAAACACTGTCCTCCCTAAACAGAAGGTCTCCTTAACAACGGAACCCCCTAACATTGATACAACAACTCAGATGACCACTGTACCCGTCACTACGCGCACCACTGCAGCCCCCGACCCAGATGCTGAGGTCTGCAGTGGGAGGCCTTTTGACTCTTTCATGCAGCTTAAAAATGGCTCCATCTTTGCCTTCAGAG GGGACTACTTTTTTGAACTGAACCAGCAGTCGGTTGTGCCTGGTTATCCAAAGCTCATTAGGGACGTGTGGGGCATCGACGGGCCAATCGATGCTGCTTTCACCCGCATCAACTGTCAAGGGAAGACCTACTTCTTCAAG GGTAACAAGTACTGGAGGTTTGACAGTGGCGTACTGGAAGAAGACTATCCTCGAGATATCAGCGTGGGCTTTGACAAAATTCCCGATCACGTGGACGCAGCGTTTTCCCTCCCTGCCTCTGGTCATCACGGACGAGAGAGAGTCTATTTTTTCAAAG CGGATCAGTACTACATGTATGAGTTCTTGCACCAGCCGTCTCACGGGGAGTGTATCACCATGTCTGAGAGCTCTCCGTCCACGGTGTTCAGACGCTACACTGACATTTACTCCGACGTCTATGAAAGTTTCTTCAGCGACCTCTTCTCTGACT TGCCTCAGCATCATAGCAATCACCACTTTATTGACAAAGACTGGAAGGGCCTCAAGTCTCCGGTGGATGCCGCCATGGCAGGAAGGATCTATGTGACTCCCTTGACGTCGTCACGCCGCGACCGCTATGGCCAGGACCGGCAGTGGGATCAGCAGTACAGACAACAGTGGGATCAGCAGTACAGACAACAGTGGGATCAGCAGAACAGACAACAGTGGGATCAGCAGTACAGACAACAGTGGGATCAGCAGAACAGACGACAGTGGGGTCGCGGGAGGCAAAGCCGTTCAACCGGCTGGGGCTCCATGGCTGAGCAGGGCATGAACATGGGTCAGGACTCTGCTGCCAAGGGGATGGAAATGGGTCTGAAGTTGGCAGAGAGAAGGATGGAAATGGAGGAGCGGCTTGGACGAGGCAGGGACAGAGGGTGGGAACAGGAGGGGGACCGATACCAGCAGAACAACAGACGAAATTCCGACTCGAGAAGTGAGAGGGGGCACTTGGAGAGAGCGAGGACAATTCCCATTCAGAGCGTCTTCTTCTTTAAAGGAG ATAAATACTACAGAGTGGACCTCAGCACCAAGAGAGTTGACCCCGCTGTTCCTCCGTATCCCAGATCCATCGCCCAGTACTGGCTCGGCTGCTCAAAAACCAGTAGATCAGAGAAGTAG